One Pontibacillus yanchengensis DNA window includes the following coding sequences:
- a CDS encoding NADH:flavin oxidoreductase yields MTTDYSTLFEQTHIGTIPFSNRYIVAPMTRVTANNDGTANDTMKKYYERYAKGGFSGIISEGIYIDDAHSQGYDNQPGLVTEQHKHAWKKIVDQVHEYDTKMVAQLMHAGGQVQGNAYTDETIAPSAVAPKGEQLGFYGGSGPFPTPNTMTKEDIDQVIASFADAAALAKEAGFDGVEIHGANGYLLDEFLTDYMNQRTDEYGGSIEAGLKIILEIITAIREKVGEDYMVGIRLSQGKVSDQSYRWPNSEHDAKMIFGTLGNEALDYIHVTDGDGTAPGFGDNTRSMAQAASEFGGKPVIANGKLGDPDQALKAVIEEKADFVSLGTGALANPDTPHRVENGNKLKDFDAESILFPIAHIKDLELNVEIK; encoded by the coding sequence ATGACAACAGATTATTCAACTCTATTTGAACAAACACACATCGGAACAATCCCTTTTTCCAATCGATATATTGTCGCTCCTATGACGCGAGTGACTGCAAATAACGATGGTACAGCAAATGATACCATGAAGAAATATTATGAACGCTATGCCAAGGGTGGCTTCAGTGGTATTATTTCCGAAGGGATTTACATTGATGACGCTCATAGCCAAGGATATGATAATCAACCAGGTCTTGTAACGGAACAACACAAGCATGCTTGGAAGAAAATTGTTGATCAAGTTCACGAATATGATACCAAAATGGTAGCCCAATTGATGCATGCAGGTGGACAGGTTCAAGGAAATGCCTATACAGATGAAACAATTGCCCCTTCTGCTGTTGCACCCAAAGGAGAACAACTTGGTTTCTATGGTGGTTCTGGGCCATTTCCAACCCCAAATACAATGACAAAAGAAGACATCGATCAAGTTATCGCTTCCTTCGCAGATGCTGCAGCTTTAGCTAAGGAAGCTGGTTTTGACGGTGTTGAAATTCATGGTGCAAATGGATATCTTTTGGATGAATTCTTAACAGATTATATGAATCAACGTACAGATGAGTATGGTGGTTCCATAGAAGCTGGATTAAAAATCATCCTCGAAATCATCACAGCCATTCGTGAAAAAGTAGGCGAGGACTACATGGTTGGTATTCGTTTATCCCAAGGAAAAGTATCTGATCAAAGCTATCGCTGGCCAAATAGTGAACACGATGCAAAGATGATTTTCGGAACACTAGGCAATGAAGCACTAGATTATATCCACGTAACAGATGGAGATGGCACCGCTCCAGGCTTCGGTGACAATACTCGCTCCATGGCCCAAGCAGCTAGTGAATTCGGTGGAAAACCAGTTATTGCGAACGGCAAACTAGGTGATCCCGACCAAGCATTGAAAGCTGTTATAGAAGAAAAAGCCGACTTCGTATCACTTGGTACAGGCGCACTTGCTAACCCAGATACACCACACCGCGTAGAGAACGGAAACAAGTTAAAAGATTTCGATGCAGAATCCATCTTGTTCCCAATTGCTCATATTAAAGATTTAGAATTAAATGTAGAAATAAAGTAA
- the argS gene encoding arginine--tRNA ligase gives MKNEVVQGLYEVLDYRLSQETIETVLETPKYEHLGDIAFPCFELARINRKNPKLLAEELAEKLRGSVPIINTVEAIGPYVNIFYNKKLVMERTLSAIQVGENHYGAHEFGEGKTITMDLSSPNIAKPFSMGHLRSTVIGNAIGNVLEKCGYDVVRINYLGDWGTQFGKLIAAYTLWGNEVTVRSNPIQELLKLYIFFHEQAEQDQKLEDLGREWFKKLEDGDVYATKLWKWFREESLKEFQTIYNLLGVTFDSDKSEAYHHDQTPEVVEQLKEKGVLQTSQGAQVVPLEAEGLPPALIKKSDGTTLYTTRDLAAAIDRKNVYNFYQSLYVVGHEQSLHFDQLRAVLSKMGYDWADQLVHIPFGMMLQDGKKMSTRKGKVVFLQDVLQKAIDVAKQNIEEKNATLEKKEEVAKQVGVGAVIFHDIKNDRRNDVDFSYEEMLRFDGETAPYLQYTHARAKSILGKAPNISKKNHYDLPEQEWEAVWPLVKHIAMFPEVIKASAQEYNPSKLAKYLVKLAQAFNRFYTKVHILQEDAYMAARLEMVHAVTVVLKEGLNLLGIEAPEEM, from the coding sequence ATGAAAAACGAAGTTGTGCAAGGTCTTTATGAGGTGTTAGATTACCGTCTAAGCCAAGAGACAATTGAAACTGTATTAGAAACGCCAAAGTATGAACATTTGGGTGATATTGCGTTTCCTTGTTTTGAGCTTGCAAGAATAAATCGCAAAAATCCAAAGCTTTTGGCTGAAGAGTTGGCGGAAAAGTTGAGAGGTTCTGTTCCCATAATCAATACGGTCGAAGCGATAGGACCTTATGTGAATATCTTTTACAATAAAAAACTTGTAATGGAGCGCACGCTTTCGGCAATCCAAGTCGGAGAGAACCACTATGGGGCACATGAATTTGGTGAAGGGAAGACCATTACAATGGATTTGTCCTCCCCGAATATAGCCAAACCTTTTTCAATGGGACACCTTCGTTCCACTGTAATCGGCAATGCGATTGGTAATGTGCTAGAGAAATGTGGGTATGATGTTGTTCGTATCAATTACTTAGGGGATTGGGGAACACAGTTTGGTAAACTAATCGCCGCGTACACATTATGGGGAAATGAGGTGACTGTTCGTTCTAACCCTATTCAAGAACTGCTCAAGTTATATATTTTTTTTCATGAACAAGCAGAACAGGATCAGAAGCTGGAGGATTTAGGAAGAGAATGGTTTAAAAAGTTAGAAGATGGAGATGTGTATGCTACAAAACTTTGGAAGTGGTTTCGTGAAGAGTCCTTGAAAGAATTCCAAACAATTTACAACTTATTAGGTGTTACTTTTGATTCCGATAAAAGTGAGGCCTATCACCATGATCAAACGCCTGAAGTGGTCGAGCAGCTCAAGGAAAAAGGGGTGCTCCAAACATCTCAAGGAGCGCAAGTTGTCCCTTTAGAAGCAGAAGGGTTACCTCCTGCCTTGATCAAAAAATCCGATGGCACAACATTGTACACCACACGTGATCTGGCTGCAGCCATTGATCGTAAAAATGTCTACAACTTCTACCAATCCTTATATGTTGTTGGACATGAACAAAGTCTCCATTTTGACCAATTGCGTGCTGTACTATCTAAAATGGGATATGACTGGGCGGATCAACTTGTCCATATCCCATTCGGAATGATGTTGCAAGATGGCAAAAAAATGTCGACAAGAAAAGGAAAGGTCGTATTTTTACAGGACGTTTTGCAAAAAGCAATTGATGTTGCCAAGCAAAACATCGAAGAGAAGAATGCTACGTTAGAGAAAAAGGAGGAGGTAGCAAAACAAGTAGGGGTAGGAGCTGTTATTTTTCATGATATTAAAAATGATCGCCGCAACGATGTCGATTTTTCCTACGAAGAAATGCTTCGCTTTGATGGAGAGACAGCACCATATCTGCAATATACTCATGCACGTGCAAAATCTATACTTGGAAAAGCGCCAAACATTAGCAAGAAAAACCATTATGACCTCCCTGAACAAGAGTGGGAAGCAGTATGGCCTCTTGTGAAGCATATAGCTATGTTCCCTGAAGTGATTAAAGCTTCAGCACAAGAGTACAATCCATCCAAACTAGCAAAGTATTTAGTAAAACTAGCCCAAGCTTTTAACCGATTTTATACAAAAGTGCACATTTTACAGGAGGATGCGTATATGGCCGCTCGTTTGGAAATGGTTCATGCGGTAACCGTTGTACTGAAGGAGGGACTAAATCTGCTTGGGATTGAGGCTCCGGAGGAAATGTAG